The following coding sequences lie in one Leishmania donovani BPK282A1 complete genome, chromosome 11 genomic window:
- a CDS encoding seryl-tRNA synthetase, putative translates to MGLDIQLFRDPEMADIVRESERRRYARPEIVDDIIEIDKRWRRTQFLTEASKKMINTCSKAVGAKKKAKEADGDVSEVPADVMSAAREGTLDTEKLESLCILQLKQLSKALATQVESLAKLAAEQEAERDRMVISVGNVLHESVPVSNDEETGNVVVRTFGDVTRRLKMTHVDCMERLGLMDTSKAVTAMAGGRAFVLRGGLVQLQFALISYALNFLIARGYEPFYPPFFLNKEYMGAVAQLSDFDESLYKVSGDGDEKYLIATSEAPIAAYHTNKWFTEMKEPIKYAGVSSCFRKEAGAHGRDTLGIFRVHQFDKLEQFVVCSPREDQSWKMLEEMIQTSQDFNESLGLPYRVINICSGALNNAAAKKYDLEAWFPGSGAFRELVSCSNCTDYQARSVNCRFGPNTKGSTANSTKEYCHMLNGTLCAVTRTMCCICENYQTEEGIVIPEVLRPFMMGTEMLKFPAEAPTADKE, encoded by the coding sequence ATGGGGCTCGACATTCAGCTGTTCCGCGATCCCGAGATGGCGGATATAGTGCGCGAGtcggagcgccgccgctacgcCAGGCCGGAGATCGTCGATGATATCATAGAGATTGAcaagcgctggcgccgcacgcagTTTCTAACGGAAGCCAGCAAGAAAATGATCAACACTTGCAGCAAAGCCGTCGGCGCCAAGAAGAAGGCAAAGGAGGCGGACGGCGACGTCTCTGAAGTGCCGGCAGATGTCATGAGCGCCGCCCGGGAAGGCACATTAGACACGGAGAAGCTGGAGTCGTTGTGCATTCTCCAGCTAAAGCAGCTGTCCAAGGCACTGGCGACGCAGGTGGAGAGTCTTGCAAAGCTGGCTGCGGAGCAGGAAGCGGAGCGGGATCGTATGGTGATTAGCGTTGGCAACGTCTTGCACGAGTCTGTCCCGGTCTCGAACGACGAGGAAACCGGCAACGTGGTCGTGCGCACCTTTGGTGACGTGACGCGCCGCTTGAAGATGACGCATGTAGACTGCATGGAGCGTCTGGGACTTATGGACACGTCCAAGGCGGTAACCGCAATGGCGGGTGGCCGCGCATTTGTTCTGCGTGGTGGCCTCGTACAGCTGCAATTCGCCCTCATCTCGTACGCGCTCAACTTCCTCATCGCCCGCGGCTACGAGCCCTTCTACCCGCCCTTCTTCCTCAACAAGGAGTATATGGGTGCAGTGGCGCAGCTTTCTGACTTTGACGAGTCGCTCTACAAGGTTTCCGGCGACGGGGACGAGAAGTACCTGATTGCGACGAGCGAGGCACCCATTGCCGCCTACCACACCAACAAGTGGTTCACCGAAATGAAGGAGCCGATCAAGTACGCCGGCGTCTCGTCGTGCTTCCGAAAGGAGGCCGGTGCGCACGGCCGCGACACGCTCGGCATCTTCCGCGTCCACCAGTTCGACAAACTGGAGCAGTTTGTTGTGTGCTCTCCTCGCGAAGATCAGTCGTGGAAGATGCTGGAAGAGATGATCCAGACCTCCCAGGACTTCAACGAGAGCCTCGGTCTGCCGTACCGCGTCATCAACATCTGCTCTGGGGCCCTCAACAATGCTGCTGCCAAGAAGTACGACCTGGAGGCGTGGTTCCCCGGCTCTGGTGCATTCCGCGAGCTTGTTTCGTGCTCGAACTGCACGGACTACCAGGCCCGCAGTGTTAACTGCCGCTTCGGCCCGAACACAAAGGGCAGCACAGCGAACAGCACGAAGGAATACTGCCACATGCTGAACGGTACTCTCTGCGCTGTCACTCGCACAATGTGCTGCATCTGCGAAAACTACCAGACCGAGGAAGGCATCGTAATCCCCGAGGTACTGCGCCCCTTTATGATGGGGACGGAGATGCTCAAGTTCCCGGCAGAAGCCCCTACGGCCGATAAGGAGTAA
- a CDS encoding protein kinase, putative — protein MGGELDGQNKDAPDDGNAARKRACLEHVLPSMQQRFAELAHASVGESSLTVEALFQRYQRVLKVGEGTFGEVFVLYDTVAHTYITMKRMHTLLSLRRRSLGIHRCTFREVELLAALQHPNIVQVLDYHILSDGSLVMLMPVIAHDLTSLLRRWPATPQSSGHGTASTAASIRPRMPLHVVKCIFRQIIAGIAYLHKHKVVHRDLKPSNVMVDHTGVVKLIDFGWSRFCAAAGAMTGPPCVTAFRPPEVLVGAHNHYTFSLDIWCCGCILFEMLTGGTPFAKSRNEAECLANIVDWLGSPPSSSEVYYRCAARCTFPLAPGRPDTFAQRCNNYGIKSAEAMFLRRMLCLEPGERATAEALLRDPWFTTAPTMCVPRAIPLPAHNMFRLVEIKRKELEH, from the coding sequence ATGGGAGGGGAGCTGGATGGCCAGAACAAAGACGCGCCCGATGATGGCAACGCAGCGCGCAAGCGCGCGTGCCTTGAGCACGTGCTCCCTTccatgcagcagcgctttgCAGAGCTGGCCCACGCTAGCGTCGGCGAGTCGTCTCTCACCGTGGAGGCACTTTTCCAGAGGTACCAGCGCGTGCTGAAAGTAGGCGAGGGCACTTTCGGCGAAGTATTTGTTCTTTACGACACCGTGGCCCACACGTACATCACCATgaagcgcatgcacacgctgcTCAGCttgcggcgccgcagtcTGGGCATCCACCGTTGCACTTTTCGGGAAGTGGAGCTGCttgcggcactgcagcatcCGAACATCGTTCAGGTGCTTGATTACCATATCCTCTCCGACGGTAGTTTGGTGATGCTGATGCCGGTTATCGCACACGACCTCACATCTCTGCTGCGTCGGTGGCCCGCAACCCCACAAAGCAGCGGCCACGGCACAGCTTCGACCGCTGCCTCCATACGTCCGCGCATGCCGCTGCACGTCGTCAAGTGCATCTTTCGTCAGATCATCGCCGGGATCGCCTACCTCCACAAGCATAAAGTGGTTCACCGCGACTTGAAGCCGAGCAACGTCATGGTCGATCACACCGGTGTGGTGAAGCTGATCGACTTCGGGTGGTCGCGGTTctgtgccgcagcaggagcCATGACAGGTCCACCCTGTGTTACTGCTTTTCGGCCGCCGGAGGTGCTGGTGGGGGCACACAACCACTACACCTTCAGCCTCGACATCTGGTGCTGTGGGTGCATCTTGTTCGAGATGTTGACGGGGGGCACACCGTTTGCAAAGAGCCGCAACGAGGCGGAGTGCCTCGCGAATATTGTGGACTGGCTTGGCTCCCCGCCTAGCTCCAGCGAGGTGTACTACCGGTGCGCCGCCCGCTGCACTTTCCCTCTGGCCCCTGGTCGTCCCGACACGTTCGCGCAGCGGTGTAACAACTACGGCATCAAGTCAGCAGAGGCAATGTTTCTCCGGCGGATGCTGTGCCTAGAACCGGGGGAGCgggccaccgccgaggcACTCCTCAGAGACCCCTGGTTTACAACGGCACCGACGATGTGCGTGCCGAGGGCCATTCCGCTTCCGGCGCACAATATGTTCCGACTGGTGGAGATCAAGCggaaggagctggagcatTGA
- a CDS encoding NGG1 interacting factor 3-like protein has protein sequence MALLQRVVQVMQEVAPLSLADHSWDNVGVLLESPAPNKSNAIMLTIDLTPEVMEECLEKNVEVILAYHPPLFRPVKRLTLQDPKQRIILQAASAGMSIYAPHTSLDAAEGGINDWLASLVAGDGAYTASPIQPTSSYAPNAAEATKATGMGRLVKLKEEVEFCSMVGSLKQQLGLATVRVALPDSWEPSHKVSSVALCAGSGTSVFRLLRLPVHVLLSGEMSHHDVLAATAAGQAVILCEHTNTERGFLKAVLQRTLQAKLEGTTVLVSDKDRDPLAAW, from the coding sequence ATGGCGCTTCTTCAGCGTGTGGTGCAGGTCATGCAGGAGGTCGCCCCGCTAAGCCTTGCAGACCACTCGTGGGACAACGTAGGCGTTCTTCTCGAGTCCCCGGCACCCAACAAGAGCAACGCCATTATGCTCACCATCGACCTCACCCCGGAGGTGATGGAAGAGTGCCTGGAAAAAAACGTTGAGGTCATTCTCGCCTACCACCCGCCGCTCTTCCGCCCTGTGAAGCGCTTAACGCTCCAGGATCCGAAGCAACGAATTATTCTGCAGGCGGCCTCGGCAGGGATGTCCATCTACGCGCCACACACGTCGCTCGACGCTGCAGAGGGCGGCATCAACGACTGGCTTGCCTCCTTGGttgctggcgacggcgcttaCACCGCTAGTCCCATCCAGCCCACCTCCTCGTACGCACCGAACGCGGCGGAGGCAACGAAGGCCACCGGAATGGGCCGCCTTGTCAAATTaaaggaagaggtggagTTCTGCTCTATGGTGGGGtcgctgaagcagcagctgggcCTGGCCACGGTGCGAGTGGCGCTGCCAGACTCATGGGAACCGTCACACAAGGTATCGTCGGTAGCCCTGTGTGCCGGTAGCGGCACCAGTGTGtttcggctgctgcgcctcccaGTGCACGTGTTGCTCTCAGGTGAGATGAGCCACCATGATGTGctggccgccacggcagctggGCAGGCGGTTATCCTTTGCGAGCATACAAACACCGAGCGCGGCTTTCTTAAAGCGGTGTTGCAACGCACACTGCAGGCGAAGCTAGAGGGGACTACCGTGCTGGTCTCCGACAAGGACCGCGATCCACTCGCAGCCTGGTAG